One genomic window of Hydra vulgaris chromosome 03, alternate assembly HydraT2T_AEP includes the following:
- the LOC136077882 gene encoding uncharacterized protein LOC136077882, translated as MLHFQTEDEAENLSIQKIKMNKRAASPVIDFASSPKSSPKSSQRFTPSDILETPTTSSKLNIASLFKQDHSCKTTNLFEKPSKVGDGGSSFKEMSNKQFQYAIFKELTNEFTLIKQNQKKIIDRLDLLESNFVSVVGVSNDTIEADAIIKPIDSLEKFDEQENTLNLSKVARLQKIRQIRSVGGPTPRRTIKSVLDCVLERSVQNCFSKDGLKGKRKFLTTALYKCLKTALISDKGGFEGSDIERLVGDLLKRAVPKLRKEESCHNSSLSIVTEET; from the exons ATGTTACATTTTCAAACTGAAGATGAGGCTGAAAATTTAT caatacaaaaaattaaaatgaataaacgAGCTGCAAGTCCAGTGATAGATTTCGCGTCCAGTCCTAAATCTTCTCCTAAATCTTCGCAACGTTTTACACCTAGTGATATTTTGGAAACGCCTACAACGTCTTCGAAATTAAATATTGCATCATTGTTCAAACAAGATCATTCTTGTAAAACCACAAATTTGTTTGAGAAGCCTTCAAAAGTGGGTGATGGCGGTTCCTCATTTAAAGAAATGTCAAATAAAC AATTTCAGtatgcaatttttaaagagttgacaAATGAATTTACGCTGATCaagcaaaatcaaaaaaagattatcgACCGCTTAGATCTATTAGAAAGCAATTTTGTAAGTGTAGTGGGAGTATCAAATGACACAATTGAAGCAGATGCAATTATAAAGCCTATTGACTCGTTAGAGAAATTTGATGAACAGGAAAATACGTTAAACTTAAGTAAAGTAGCAAGGTTGCAGAAG ATTCGTCAGATTAGAAGTGTGGGTGGACCAACTCCGCGGAGAACTATTAAGAGCGTGCTAGATTGTGTATTAGAGCGCAGCGTGCAAAATTGTTTCAGCAAAGATGGGTTAAAAGGAAAGCGGAAATTTCTAACTACAGcactttataaatgtttaaaga ctgCACTTATATCTGACAAAGGTGGTTTTGAAGGGAGCGATATTGAAAGACTTGTTGGTGATTTGTTAAAACGGGCTGTACCAAAGTTGCGAAAAGAAGAAAGTTGTCACAATTCTTCATTAAGTATTGTAACAGAAgaaacttag